In Thermocrinis sp., the genomic window AAGGCTCTACAGGATTTATCGGAAAAAGTCCCCTTGAGAGCATGTAGGTATCTTCTGCCAACCTTTCAAGCTTTTCTTTTTCCACTCCCAAGTCTTTAAGGTTTATACGCATTCCGACTTTTTCTAAAAAGTCTGCTACTGCAGAAACTGCCTTTTCAGGCTTAGGTTCGTATCCCATAATCTCCGCAAACAGAGCATACTTTTCTGGATTTCCTCTGTAGTTAAAGTTAGTTATAGCTGGTGCCAAAGCAGCAAGCCCTTCGGCATGGGCTATGTTTGGATAGTGTGCAGAAACTGGATGTTCCATACCATGAATTAGCGCTACCCTCTTTTTATCTATGGCAATACCTGCAAGCATGGCGGCATAGCTCATCCACTCCCTTGCTTTAAGATTGTTCGGCTCAGCTACTGCCACGGGCAACCACTCTTTTATTATCTTCAACGCTCTTATGGCTAAATCATCTGCGAAAGGGTTCTCTACCTTGTTGGTCAGCGACTCAAGGGCATGCATAAAAGCATCCACTCCGGTGATGGCAGTAAGCTTTGGGCTCATAGAAAGGCAAAGCTTTGGGTCTATTATGGCTACCTTTGGATAGTTTAAAGAGTGGGATATAACTAACTTCTCCTTTCTAATAGGGTTTGATATTACCGAGTAGCGATTCACTTCGCTTCCTGTTCCAGCGGTTGTGGGTATGCATATTACTGGTCTGTTAAGATAGGGGATGAGCCTTGGGCCTTCTGGGTAATTAACATAATCCCAAGCAAAGCCTTCGTTGGAAGAAACTATGGAAACTGCCTTTGCGGTATCCAAAGCACTACCACCACCTAAACCTACTATGTAATCTATTTTTTCTTCAACTACTATCTGGCTTGCCTCATTTACCATTTTATCCGTTGGATTGGGTTCTACTTTGTCGTAGATTATTATCTTTTCCGCTCCCCAACTTTTAAGAGAACTTAAAGCTTTATCCAAAGCACCGCTTTCCTTAGTGCTTTTTCTTCCGGTTATTATGATAGCCCTGTATCCGTATCTTTTTGCTACCTCTCCAAGACCTTTAATCCTTCCTCTACCAAAGATTATTTCAACAGGAAGGTAAAAGTCAAAGGTCATGCTTCTGTGATATCCTCTCTTTGGATTTCCATCTCCTCAGGTAGTGTGCCTTCAAACATCATAGGTGTATAGGTTGGGACTATTCCTTCCTCTTCCGCCTTTTCCGCACAGTGGGAATGATATCTGGTCCAAGGGATGGCTAAAAGTCTTTCGTATTCTATGTATTCCCCACAGTATTCACATACTCCGTAAGTGCCAGCCTGTATCTTCTGCAGTGCATAGTCAATCTCCTTTATAACGAACATCTCCCTAGCAGATAGGTTGTCCAGTATTTCTTGAGTGTAGGTCATTTGGCTAATATCTTCTTGGTCCCCTGGCTCCCTTATCTGCTCACCTATCCTGCTTTGGGTATCCTCTATCTTTCGGAACCTCTCCAGAAGTTTTTCTTTTTCTTGCTGAAGTTTTTCCTTGAGTATAGCCAACTGCTCTGGAGTTAGCATGGTTTAAACCTCCTCAATTAAGTTTTTTTGATTATACTACAGAAGTGAGTTAATTAGCTTCCTGTCTTTGCTTCGAGACGTTCAATTCTTAGGAGCATATCCCGAATTATCTCTTTGTTTGAAAGGGCTTCCTTTAACTCACCACTTATTTCAGATAGTTTATACTGCAGATGGTCTATTCTGTTGTTTATCTGATCAATCCTTTCGGTATTCTTCATTATTTCCGATTTTAATTCTGCTCTCGTATCGTCGATTCTTTTGTTAGTGTAATCAATCCTTTTGCTGATATCGTCAATTCTTTTGTTAGTGTCGTCAATCCTTTTGTTGATTTCATCAATTCTCATAGTGTTTTGCATAATCTCCGCCTTTAGTTCAGTCCTTGTTTCATCAATTCTTCTATTGATTTCATCTAACTTTTTTTCAAGTGAACTTTGGCGCTCTTCCAGTGAGCTAATTCTTGCTTCCATGCCAGCCATTCTTGCGTTCATAGATTCAATTGCCAACCTAAATCCGCTCAATTCACTTTCCACAGAAACCCTAAAAGCTTTGAACTCCTCCTTTAGCTCTCCTATTATCATGTCTTTTAGTTTTTGGGCTATTTTTTCCCACTCCATAACACATAAAATTATACAGATATCCATTTTTGGTTATAATTATTTTTTTGGAGGTATAAAAATGAAGAAAGGCATACACCCAGAGCTTAAACCAACAACGTTTGTATGTGGTTGTGGCAACACCTTTACTCTTCTGTCAACCAAAGGTGGCACTGTTTATCTTGAGTCGTGCAACGCATGCCACCCTTTCTACACTGGAAAGCTGAGAATAAAACCATTTTTGTTGGAATCTGTCACCAAGTCAGAAGATGCTTCTTAAGGACTTAGAGGAGAGGTTAAAGTTTATATACCAAAAATACTCTCAGTTACAGGTTCAACTCTCAGATCCAGAAGTTATAAAGGACAGGCATTTATACTCCAAACTAAGCAAAGAATACAAGAGCTTAGAACCTATCTACGAGGCTTACACAAAGTATTTGAAAATCCAAAAGGAGATAGAAGATATAAAAGAGCTTTTAAAAAGTAAGGAGTTTGAGGAACTGGCAAAAGAAGAGCTAAAAAGGTTGGAAAAGGAAGAGGAAAGTCTGGAGAAGGAAATAAAAAAACTTCTTCTTCCTCCTGACGAAAAGGATACAAAGAACGTGATATTAGAGATAAGGGCTGGGGTTGGTGGAGAGGAGGCAGCTCTATTTGCCGCAGACCTTTTGAATATGTATCAAAAGTATGCAGAAGAGAAAGGATGGAAATTTTCCATACTTACCGCACAAAAAACCGGATTAGGCGGGTACAAAGAGGTAATAGCTCTTATAGAGGGGAAAAATGTCTATTCTAAGCTAAAGTATGAAAGCGGGGTCCATCGTGTCCAGCGCATCCCAAAGACAGAGGCAGGAGGAAGAATACACACATCCACTGCAACGGTGGCAGTCCTTCCTGAGGTAGACGAGACAGAAGTGGAAATAGACCCTAAGGATTTAAGAATAGAGACCTTCAGAGCCAGCGGTGCAGGGGGCCAGTATGTGAATACAACAGAAACTGCCGTTAGAATTACCCATATACCTACGGGGATAGTTGTATCTTGTCAGGATGAGAGATCCCAGTTTCAAAACAAGCTAAAAGCTATGAAGATCTTATACGCAAGATTAAAAGACTATTACGAAAGACAAAAAGAGGAACAAATAGCTAAGGAGAGAAGGGAGCAGGTGGGTATGGGAGAGAGGAGTGAAAAAATAAGAACCTACAATTTTCCGCAGAACAGAGTGACGGACCATAGAATAAATTTTACCTCTCATAGGCTTCAGGACATATTAGAAGGAAAGTTGGACGAGATAATATCCGCTTTGGAAGAGTATGAAATAGAAGGAAGGCTAAAGGCGGACCTTCATCAGGTTTAAGCTAATGGAGCTTAAGGAAATACTCAAAAAATTAGACATTGTGGATGTTATATCCTCATACATAGATTTGCAGAGGTCTGGTAACAACTATAGAGCGAGGTGTCCTTTCCATCCGGACGACACTCCTTCCCTGTACGTTTCTCCGTCAAAGGGTATATGGAAATGTTTTGGTTGTGGTGTGGGAGGAGACGCAGTAAAGTTTGTGGCTCTCTATGAGAATATAAGCTATACTGAAGCACTCTTGGAATTGGCTAAAAAGTATAAACTGCCGGTAAAAGTTCAGTTCAAAAAGAAAGACGATAAGGTGTTGAACGCACTGAATATGGTGGCCGAATACTATCATAGAAACCTTAGGGAAAATCCTCAAGTTTTAGAATACCTCAAAAACAGAGGCATTCAGGAGAGGACTATAAAAAAGTTTCAGCTTGGCTATTCTCCTTCTTCCGAGCAATTGGTTAGCTTTTTAAAGGCAAACCAAATTTTGGAAATTTATGAAAAGACGGGAAACATTACAAAGATAGACGAAAAACACTACAAGGACCTTTTTGCAGGTAGGTTAATAATTCCTATAAGGGATATTAAAGGAAATGTGGTAGGCTTTGGCGGTAGGTCTCTGAAAGAATCTAACCCTAAATACTTGAACTCTCCAGAAACGGAAATTTTCAAAAAGAAAGAAATCCTTTATGGCTTCTATGAAGGGTTAGCCTATACGAAAGAAAGGAAAAGAATAATAATCGTAGAAGGGTACTTTGATGTTATGAGTATGCACCAGGAAGGTTTTCCAGAGACTGTAGCGCCCATGGGCACCTCTCTTGGACCAGATCATGCCAGGATAATATCGGCTTATGCAAAAGAAGTTATTCTAATGTTTGATGGGGACGAAGCGGGAAGAAGAGCTATAAGACAAACCATCCCTTATCTTCTAAGGGAAGGTTTAAATGTTAAAGTTTTTTTGCTTCCAGAAGGGGAAGACCCAGACACCCTTGTGAAAAAGCAAAAGAAGGACCTTCAGGTAGGATTGGAGGAAGTAAAAGACATCTTCAGTTGGCTGTTGGAAAAAGGGGACACCAAAGCAGTAGAAGATTACATATACTTTTGCGGTTTTGTGAAAGATAAACTCTTTCAGATGGAGCTTTTGACCGTCCTTTCAAAAAAAACTAACTTGCCTGTTTCCGTCCTTGCGGAAAAACTACCCAAGCCACAAGAGAAACAGGAAGAAAAAACAAAAGAAAAGCTTAGCTTTCACGAAAGGGTTTTCCTGTTTGGTTTATACAAAGGCTTTGGAAATAGAGAAGACTTATACAAAATCAACCTATCGCCATACGCTATGGAACTGGCGGAGGCAATACTTAGAGAGGATTATCATCTTGTCCCAGATGAGATAAAAAACCAAAGCTTTTACAATCCAGAAAGGGCTTTTGAAGAAAGTCTAAAGCATTTGATGATAAAGGGTAAAGTAGAAGAGCAAACAAACTTGCAAGAAATAAGAAAAAAGAAGACAATAGTCAGACTAAGAGGTATAAAAGAGGATTTATAATACTCTTTGCAGGAGGTAAGGTATGAATAGAAATCTTTTAGAAAACTTAACAGTTCAAAAAGAGAGCCCAGAGTATCTTCAGATAAGCATGGCCGCTGCCATGACCTTGGGTATTGTGCCGGGCCAGTTTTACAGAAATACAAAACTTAGTTGTATAAATACACTTCTAACCTACCCTTCCGGATGTCATGCTACCTGTGCTTACTGTGGTCTTCAGAAGGCGAGGGAAGTGGAATACTCAAAGAAAAACTTCATCAGGGTTGAGTGGCCTACGGTAAAGCTGGACGAGATAATAGATAGGGCAGAAAAGGTAGGACACGTAGAAAGGCTGTGCATAGCCCAGATAACTCACCCAAGAGCCATAAGGGACACAAAGGAAGTTTTGGAAAGGGTCTTAAAAAGGTTGGGAGACAAAATATTTGTTTCTTTGCTTATAAACGCCACGGGAACGACCTATCAGGATATGCTGGATTACAAAAAGCTTGGAGCAGATACTGTTACAGTAGCAATAGACTGCGGGACACCAGAGGTGTTTGAAAGGCTCAGAGGAAGACCTATGAATAGTCCTCACAGGTGGGAAACTTTCTGGAAAGTTTTGGAGTGGGCTTGTGATGTAATGGGGGATGGTTATGCAGGATGCCACCTTGTGGTAGGTTTGGGAGAGACTGAACAGGAGATGATAGAAACTATTCAAAAGGTCAGGGACCTTGGAGCAAGGACTCACCTTTTCTCTTTCTGGCCCGAAGAGGGTTCAATGATGGAGAAGGAACCTCCCTGCCCTGCGCCCCAGTATAGAAGAGTTCAGTTTGCAAGGTATTTAATAGACAATCAAATAGCTCGCTACGAGGACATGAAGTTTAACGAAAAGGGACAGGTTATAGACTTTGGCATTCCAAAGGAAACCTTTGAAGAGCTTTTCTGGAGCGGAAGGCCTTTTATGACCTCTGGATGTAGAGGAAAAACCACGGAAGTTGCCTGCAACAGACCCTTTGGAGACAGCTCACCCACAGACATAAGGAGCTATCCTTTCAAGCCAGAGAAGAGAGATTTAGAAAGAATAAGAAAACAGCTCTTTGATTACGAGATGACCACCAACTATCCTGACATACTTAATCCCAGCATACTTAGATACCAATGAGTATAGAGGGTTTGATAGCAGATTTAGGCTACGCAGGGTTTGCGGGGTTCGTGGTTGGCTTTGCGGTAAAAAAGCTTTTGAATCTCTTTTTAATGATGGTAGGGCTTTACTTTCTATCCCTCTTCTGGCTTCAGAATAAAGGCATTATTGACATAAACTGGGCACAGTTTTGGGTCCTTGTAAAATCTTTGTTCTCTGGAGTGGATGAGTTTGTCAAGGGTGCTTTAAAAACGGTGGCTTTCTCCTCTGCCTTCGTAGGTGGTTTCTTCTTGGGATTTAAAACTGGATAGAAGGTGAAAAGAAAAATAGTTCTGTGCATAACCGGTGCCAGCGGAAGCATCTATGGATACAGACTTCTTGAAGTCTTATACAGCATGGACTTTCAATTGGACCTTATAGTTTCTACCGCTGGTGCGGTGGTGCTAAAGGAAGAGTTAGATATCTCCTTAAAGGACATTCAACAAAAGTTTCCAAAGGTTCGCCTTATATCTGAGAGAGCTATAGCGGACAGGGTAGCCAGCGGATCAAGACTAATAAACTATGCTGGCGTTTTAATCGCCCCCTGTTCAATGAGCACGCTCGCTTGCGTGGCAAATGGTGTAAATCAAAACCTCATCCACAGAGTTAGCGAGACAGCCCTAAAGGAAAAAGTTCCATTAGTTCTTATCATCAGAGAAGCTCCCTACTCTTTGATCCATCTGGAAAACATGCTAAAGGTTGCCAAGGCGGGTGCTACCATCTTACCAGCCAGTCCTGCCTTTTATCACAAGCCCAAAAGCGTGGAGGATATGGTAGATTTCGTGGTAGGTAAAGCTCTGGACTGTCTAAGAATTGAGCACAACCTTTACAGAAGGTGGAAAACAGAAGACCAAGGATAAAATTATTTTCATCATAGAGGATTCGGTCCGCGAAGGAAATTAAAGGATCACCTTCCAGGACAGAGAGGTCCAAACCTACTACACTAAACACTTTAACATGGTAGAAATAGACATAAAGGGAAACTTGGAGTTGGTGGATTTTGACGGTAAAAAGCTCACAGAGAGACAGTTTGCTTTAAAGCACGGCGTTAGGCTAACACCTGTCTTTATGTTCCTCGACAAGAAAGGTGACGTTGTAGCCAAAGTGCCTGGCTACATAGAACCGAGGGAGTTTTTACTTATAGGAAGGTGGATAGTAGAAGAACACTACAAAAGGACTAATTTAGTTAATTTCTTGAGAGAGAATAAAAAATGATCCTTTTCCTCCTGCTTCTGTTTTCCATATGCTACGGGCAGGAGGTTATCAAGCTTGACATAAAAAAAGCCTACCAGTTGGCACTGAGCAAAAATCTGGAAATTAGAAAAATGCTAAACGAGTTATCCTCCTTGGAAGCACGGGAAGTGGAATCTAAACTTTTTTTCCTTCCCAACATAGTCTTTGGAACGGGTGTTATTTATAACTCTCAAAGGGATGAATGGGAAAAGCCTTATGGAATTAGTTTTTTGAGCACGCTGTATGAATACAGAAAAACAATACCTAAGATAAGGTCTGCCAGACTGAGAACGGAAATGCAGAGAGAGGATAAAGAAGCTCTTACTTGCCCTATATGATCAGAGATTGGAAGAGTCCAACAGGTTTTTTGACCTTAGACTGCAACTAAGGGGAGAGATAGGAAACACTTTAAGGACAGGAGCCCCCATAACTAAAGCATACAGCCAAGAAGGTTGGCGCGTTGGTGTGGAGATAATACTGCCCATCTTTGACCCAACCACTCCCTTTAATCTAATTGAACTTAGCAATCAGAAAAAGTCCTTGCTTTTGGAGATTGAGGATTCTATAAAACAGCTTGAGCTAACAATACATTCAGCAGAACCCTTAGAAGGTCTGAATACGAGCTTGAGCTTGCCTTTGATTTGGGCTATGCTATGGCAGAAAAATCCGAGTCAGAAAGACAGGTTATGAAGGCAAAGTATGAAATAATGCTATTTCTTGCTAAACTATACAGCGCTATTGGATTAGATCCGTTTTTAGTTTTGGAGGGAAGCCATGATTTTATTAAGTCTGATTAGTCTTTTGATGTTTTCCTTTGGTTTTTCTCAAGAAGTAGAGGTTTATGCCATAGTTAAAGGGATAGTAATGAAGGTCTATGTCAAAGAAGGACAAAGGGTGGAGAAAGGCCAACTGCTTGTGGAGATAGATCCTTCCCTCTATCTTTCGGAGATTGAAAAACTCAGAGCACAGCTCTTAGCCCAAAGGCTAAAACTTGACAAAGTTGAAAGAGAATTTAGAAGGTATGAAAGCCTT contains:
- a CDS encoding iron-containing alcohol dehydrogenase, translated to MTFDFYLPVEIIFGRGRIKGLGEVAKRYGYRAIIITGRKSTKESGALDKALSSLKSWGAEKIIIYDKVEPNPTDKMVNEASQIVVEEKIDYIVGLGGGSALDTAKAVSIVSSNEGFAWDYVNYPEGPRLIPYLNRPVICIPTTAGTGSEVNRYSVISNPIRKEKLVISHSLNYPKVAIIDPKLCLSMSPKLTAITGVDAFMHALESLTNKVENPFADDLAIRALKIIKEWLPVAVAEPNNLKAREWMSYAAMLAGIAIDKKRVALIHGMEHPVSAHYPNIAHAEGLAALAPAITNFNYRGNPEKYALFAEIMGYEPKPEKAVSAVADFLEKVGMRINLKDLGVEKEKLERLAEDTYMLSRGLFPINPVEPSMEDILKLYQQSYEGF
- a CDS encoding TraR/DksA family transcriptional regulator encodes the protein MLTPEQLAILKEKLQQEKEKLLERFRKIEDTQSRIGEQIREPGDQEDISQMTYTQEILDNLSAREMFVIKEIDYALQKIQAGTYGVCEYCGEYIEYERLLAIPWTRYHSHCAEKAEEEGIVPTYTPMMFEGTLPEEMEIQREDITEA
- the rpmE gene encoding 50S ribosomal protein L31, whose product is MKKGIHPELKPTTFVCGCGNTFTLLSTKGGTVYLESCNACHPFYTGKLRIKPFLLESVTKSEDAS
- the prfA gene encoding peptide chain release factor 1, with the protein product MLLKDLEERLKFIYQKYSQLQVQLSDPEVIKDRHLYSKLSKEYKSLEPIYEAYTKYLKIQKEIEDIKELLKSKEFEELAKEELKRLEKEEESLEKEIKKLLLPPDEKDTKNVILEIRAGVGGEEAALFAADLLNMYQKYAEEKGWKFSILTAQKTGLGGYKEVIALIEGKNVYSKLKYESGVHRVQRIPKTEAGGRIHTSTATVAVLPEVDETEVEIDPKDLRIETFRASGAGGQYVNTTETAVRITHIPTGIVVSCQDERSQFQNKLKAMKILYARLKDYYERQKEEQIAKERREQVGMGERSEKIRTYNFPQNRVTDHRINFTSHRLQDILEGKLDEIISALEEYEIEGRLKADLHQV
- the dnaG gene encoding DNA primase, encoding MELKEILKKLDIVDVISSYIDLQRSGNNYRARCPFHPDDTPSLYVSPSKGIWKCFGCGVGGDAVKFVALYENISYTEALLELAKKYKLPVKVQFKKKDDKVLNALNMVAEYYHRNLRENPQVLEYLKNRGIQERTIKKFQLGYSPSSEQLVSFLKANQILEIYEKTGNITKIDEKHYKDLFAGRLIIPIRDIKGNVVGFGGRSLKESNPKYLNSPETEIFKKKEILYGFYEGLAYTKERKRIIIVEGYFDVMSMHQEGFPETVAPMGTSLGPDHARIISAYAKEVILMFDGDEAGRRAIRQTIPYLLREGLNVKVFLLPEGEDPDTLVKKQKKDLQVGLEEVKDIFSWLLEKGDTKAVEDYIYFCGFVKDKLFQMELLTVLSKKTNLPVSVLAEKLPKPQEKQEEKTKEKLSFHERVFLFGLYKGFGNREDLYKINLSPYAMELAEAILREDYHLVPDEIKNQSFYNPERAFEESLKHLMIKGKVEEQTNLQEIRKKKTIVRLRGIKEDL
- a CDS encoding radical SAM protein, producing MNRNLLENLTVQKESPEYLQISMAAAMTLGIVPGQFYRNTKLSCINTLLTYPSGCHATCAYCGLQKAREVEYSKKNFIRVEWPTVKLDEIIDRAEKVGHVERLCIAQITHPRAIRDTKEVLERVLKRLGDKIFVSLLINATGTTYQDMLDYKKLGADTVTVAIDCGTPEVFERLRGRPMNSPHRWETFWKVLEWACDVMGDGYAGCHLVVGLGETEQEMIETIQKVRDLGARTHLFSFWPEEGSMMEKEPPCPAPQYRRVQFARYLIDNQIARYEDMKFNEKGQVIDFGIPKETFEELFWSGRPFMTSGCRGKTTEVACNRPFGDSSPTDIRSYPFKPEKRDLERIRKQLFDYEMTTNYPDILNPSILRYQ
- a CDS encoding FUN14 domain-containing protein, encoding MSIEGLIADLGYAGFAGFVVGFAVKKLLNLFLMMVGLYFLSLFWLQNKGIIDINWAQFWVLVKSLFSGVDEFVKGALKTVAFSSAFVGGFFLGFKTG
- a CDS encoding UbiX family flavin prenyltransferase, with protein sequence MKRKIVLCITGASGSIYGYRLLEVLYSMDFQLDLIVSTAGAVVLKEELDISLKDIQQKFPKVRLISERAIADRVASGSRLINYAGVLIAPCSMSTLACVANGVNQNLIHRVSETALKEKVPLVLIIREAPYSLIHLENMLKVAKAGATILPASPAFYHKPKSVEDMVDFVVGKALDCLRIEHNLYRRWKTEDQG
- a CDS encoding thioredoxin fold domain-containing protein; the encoded protein is MTFQDREVQTYYTKHFNMVEIDIKGNLELVDFDGKKLTERQFALKHGVRLTPVFMFLDKKGDVVAKVPGYIEPREFLLIGRWIVEEHYKRTNLVNFLRENKK
- a CDS encoding TolC family protein — its product is MILFLLLLFSICYGQEVIKLDIKKAYQLALSKNLEIRKMLNELSSLEAREVESKLFFLPNIVFGTGVIYNSQRDEWEKPYGISFLSTLYEYRKTIPKIRSARLRTEMQREDKEALTCPI
- a CDS encoding biotin/lipoyl-binding protein; this translates as MILLSLISLLMFSFGFSQEVEVYAIVKGIVMKVYVKEGQRVEKGQLLVEIDPSLYLSEIEKLRAQLLAQRLKLDKVEREFRRYESLYERGLLSRSEYEDWKNKYEREEAVYKSIQSELKGLEKLLEYCRIVSPAKGVLKRLLVRENSFVNGTMNPHLLMVIEDR